In Canis lupus dingo isolate Sandy chromosome 1, ASM325472v2, whole genome shotgun sequence, a single genomic region encodes these proteins:
- the ECM2 gene encoding extracellular matrix protein 2 isoform X3: MVKKASMKFAGLLCVLLLIVFQTDFGQNEETPRKQRRRVYYRRLRKSSSPSRRSSRQLGIQQTVVTPIATIPVLNLDYSTEEKSDSFLSILGVESSYNVLPGKKGHCLVNGMTMYNRAVWSPEPCTTCLCSNGRVLCDEMTCHPLTCPQTVRPEGECCSVCSDAATSHLQLTGTALSDRSEFSGDSSEQTEPTNSPHQVEMDQALQKEELQFEENEEEIKEDKDKEQKKKTLGPGGQGRSLAEEQSRGAAGRPRAVGRPAHQQGHPAREEAEEDKEAEEEEEEEAEEEEEEGTIRGDMFRVWSRPRGPPPPRGMPSVPSGCSLSYRTISCISAGLLQIPPLTGPEITSLELSGNSITAIPDEAFNGLPNLERLDLSKNNITSPGIGPKAFKRLKKLMRLNLDGNNLAEIPSELPSALEELKINENGLQAVSEESLSDLNQLVTLELEGNNLSETNVNPLAFKSLKSLSYLRLGRNKFRIIPQGLPASIEELYLENNHIEEITEICFNHTRKINIIVLRYNKLEENRIAPLAWINQENILPEQICNAEEDGDSTLEHLHLENNYIKTREISSYAFSCIRSYSSIVLKPQNIK; the protein is encoded by the exons ATGGTGAAAAAGGCAAGCATGAAGTTTGCAGGTCTGCTTTGTGTCCTTCTGCTTATCGTTTTTCAAACTGATTTtggacaaaatgaagaaacaccTAGGAAACAAAGGAGGAGGGTGTATTACAGGAGATTGAGGAAAAGCTCCTCTCCCAGCCGCAGATCCAGCAGGCAGCTGGGGATCCAGCAGACAGTGGTCACACCAATAGCAACAATTCCTGTGCTTAACCTGGATTATAGCACAGAGGAAAAGTCTGACTCCTTTTTAAGTATTCTTGGAGTAGAATCAAGTTATAATGTGTTACCAG GAAAGAAGGGACACTGTCTGGTGAATGGGATGACCATGTACAACAGAGCGGTGTGGTCTCCTGAGCCGTGCACTACCTGCCTCTGTTCAAATGGAAGAGTGCTTTGTGATGAGATGACGTGCCACCCTCTGACGTGCCCCCAGACAGTTAGGCCTGAAGGGGAGTGCTGCTCTGTCTGCTCTGACGCAG CAACCTCCCATCTGCAGCTCACTGGTACAGCATTAAGTGATAGGAGTGAATTTTCTGGTGATTCTTCAGAACAAACAGAACCTACCAACTCACCTCACCAGGTGGAAATGGATCAAGCACTACAAAAAGAGGAACTTCAATTTGaggagaatgaagaagaaattaaagaagataaagataaggagcaaaagaaaaagacCCTTGGACCTGGGGGGCAGGGAAGATCTCTTGctgaggagcagagcagaggagcGGCAGGGAGACCACGAGCAGTGGGGAGGCCAGCCCATCAGCAGGGACATCCAGCAagggaggaggctgaggaggacaaggaggctgaggaggaggaggaggaggaggctgaggaggaggaggaggagggcaccaTCAGAGGAGACATGTTCAGGGTGTGGTCCAGACCCCGGggtccccctcctccccggggcATGCCGTCTGTGCCGAGCGGGTGCTCCCTGTCCTACAGGACCATCAGCTGCATCAGTGCTGGCCTCTTGCAGATACCACCACTGACAGGACCAGAGATAACAAGCCTGGAGCTCTCTG GCAATTCCATCACCGCCATTCCCGACGAAGCATTCAATGGATTGCCAAATCTGGAAAGGCTTGATCTGAGCAAAAATAACATCACCTCCCCAGGCATAGGTCCCAAAGCATTCAAG CGTCTGAAGAAATTAATGCGCCTGAATCTGGATGGAAACAACCTGGCAGAGATTCCTTCAGAACTGCCGTCTGCATTAGAAGAACTTAAAATCAATGAGAATGGTCTGCAGGCTGTCAGTGAGGAAAGCTTATCAG accTAAATCAACTGGTCACCTTAGAACTGGAAGGAAACAATCTCAGTGAAACCAATGTCAATCCCTTGGCTTTCAAATCTTTGAAGAGTCTGTCCTACCTACGTCTGGgaagaaataaattcagaattatACCACAGGGTCTTCCTGCTTCTATTGAG GAATTATACCTAGAAAACAACCACATTGAAGAAATAACGGAGATCTGTTTCAACCACACCAGAAAGATCAACATCATTGTGCTACGTTACAATAAACTTGAAGAAAACAGGATTGCTCCTTTAGCCTGGATAAATCAAGA